A portion of the Esox lucius isolate fEsoLuc1 chromosome 20, fEsoLuc1.pri, whole genome shotgun sequence genome contains these proteins:
- the znf1035 gene encoding zinc finger protein 1035: protein MAQGWNACFHKLQPLSSDSRSLNVPLDSEESLAHHLESLIEHNDMSNTVASPEKTSDLNMSSSIFSNSNTSSEFVQQKYFDDVLWQDEGQPAHHGDLFKHTSNSLFALDRPASSSHCLSDSGEDLNSHDLKQKFDLLKPSIPEEYSDVSSCSESDVKSADPSCEKCNISNDKPLDADDNKENSSVPQRLSASERVVEEDQKPAGKEKDTFMMLEDEYSEDSSAPESLSVSEDEGDEDHLDGGTQEEKDKMCVVKDGQHAQTPSGSLENQTSSQSKRKEKLDDEARKDVCLEEEDRYSNVSSLQDQNEGTIITERLEEMYSLSQGSIDSLGINTTNVQDAANKLSDNTCALEYQDSVRDNDSNDAGDDFENGSTGFSGICGLDLGNTNQTCLEFPENRSLKTRFQKIVGSGTQTTNSTCVKSERDSICPIQSKEDRSSFDFLERCLGLTNSGIEQKSCIENEWLRPMDESDVLSCLKEGQASRQNIMHPIEAPDHVRTGLENVKKPIQKVFTGDEQEPLVLSECYSEPLSFEDSVSYPKDNQEKGENGFIHSSEFHHKEGDSSVDNIEDEMVFEDQAVRLKSSLSMRKRLHPIVILKTSKLKNVSNGFYYCTECQKTTESIDHLIEHHHSNHSENKFHFCQSCGTFLTHDIVTKRHQCGVIGENTPRTSNTKLQKVKSTGHDFHKCRYCRQTFHRLCDYNKHVQSHSAKTEHKCKRCGAYFSQRGNLNRHISTKRCRRSQDPLKKQIGKTPQDPCKKTIDTAPPDLLKPQIDTAPQEPRKKTIDTTPQELLKQQIDTTPQDPSKKTIDTTPQDILKQQIDMTPQNPVKKRIDTIPHNRNHKTGTVNPNGLPPDSPYANLPDCFVKLVDICNEHVCRLCGKSFATSAKLYKHGYNVHHTKTRSHNIRSKFQNTNRFKCQTCQMTFSNSSNFSRHKRRCNGAETCKCPLCPRLFKYSNNRFRHLREQCIKDYIQGSSGKVNMKFRCPFCTTTFSNASNRHRHIRLVCLKEYMHNETSRTKAERQKVVEPKGKNTNPRIKKALNQSKWGFKCNYCPSVYAYSSGRYRHMRKHTLLENPGKKVQFRYSNLAPISKQSKESVEEPKNNPLSSEVSIQHFPCCFCGKMFNAKYPLKKHIHSMHRGDKPYRCLECGKRFSKEVYLVTHKKVHQRRIQCTVCKKILPTIGELIQHRQTHIKRGMLQCPDCPSQFQYPVYLLRHMASHHKLKQERPLKEKQNSHSPIAQPLESLPSIKETEKELGCPLCPEVLPSASELSSHCLNHLSESSSSRCPFCKRHFSARTSLVRHIRIHTGEKPFTCLSCGTPFHRKEYLLLHHEKCAQRKQAINTSKESEDVSSKSLVTSIKKVYKCSYCPREFEKVPRLLTHHNGHMQNTVIPCPKCGKCYRHKRKLHERLCKGSNVKPTESVGTILHPCRNCGRKFSKDYNRNVHERTCNTVKRMQENTSSGNSKMHFCRNCGKYFTRSDDYNVHEKTCNFDKLLQKRTTEIRTSSRDKLQHKCPHCPSKFRYRSYLLRHIGSHTGEKSYPCMHCGHSYTTQSRCLQHEAFCDGVNRQKPPSASVREVEGEYKCNICTKTFMKSRNLRRHILTHTDVKPYRCKACDSCFSRHDHLKLHQSRCKGKRQRLEVRIAKISLADVGRGWQNNLDNTDSEKKPLFYCSICSKSFPTHSNMARHNAMLHAVRTVGCNHCGSSFTHEKSLKRHKSVGACQRMFAKTQHSETQNVISPPSRETNRLLQRIQLQYKDKRKFKCTFCPRLFKSGEQLRVHTRLHTGEKPFGCASCGERFIRRDYLQRHLNKCKGETLDTVLCDRCGDVFSQDKLGNHQQTCVIKSKSPACSRNDSTARSPPKGFSCANCSSRFLLFSQLQEHFLNTHSEETTSPDSSLQEQLSSKVNIKEEPVDEEYGDTQQSDNVLLDQDCDIHNDMMKPIECPQCNMHFGNKGGFARHMHTHLGQHPFNCKKCKKGFWNKNFYRTHIRKCRLMGINREGQTDTLITSEMDPALKETVLVFNQGSKTTGTGVLQTNFSCKDDLKDLTLQNFSGNQGKGSSSTERKNSGQQIPGNKYQCSECDKSFTDGLLLISHLEDHGREELERKKKSCQKCGKTFANLADLARHTRVHWNEKTYSCPECPQTFHYSSDLDIHRTCHDPNRPFVCKECQQRFWTSQSLENHQSQAHPKELIYTCHVCNKNYSIRSSLVKHIRMKHQTEKKVNVDRFVKEKEAVVQDDFDMEVDEDGESNANNDEDENDASEDNDSDSADYFPCHVCGKTFTTSESLEDHQRCHLGEKPHECAECGKCFFQAGQLQQHLRSHKSEYQCQTCGRGFVSLFALRKHKHTHGKSRQHRCSKCPLSFRGPSQLAEHMASHRDDNFPCDICDRTFSCKISRAEHRKIHTETDDVPPLLLQPERKTASPSPTATAIEQLKYRCGVCNERFKDPEQLSEHGCMAARERPYTCQECNKHFLHASHLNKHQLSHYQLPQSYVYRCNQCRMNFNYRHNFVSHLKTHGDDEAAAETLKGVSVTHSGETDAEKRTIYKCPICPHRFAHALELASHLSVHSENMNTCSVCDLTFPTKSKLAEHERSHLTPATQYECTECGKSFLGSDPFRQHHCAHRQSAVTDHEHPNSSSRTSMEEEEEVDVGEDFFNCTVCLKRFSSSGSLQEHLNKEHPNERPFKCQSCGKAFTLKRYLRDHERRQHKFGTERAQPSFKSTDTESQYKCSVCPKTLTSSHSLSLHMKVHTEQESGGEHRCDMCYKSFNRLSLLRQHQESHVGQVVYECTECDKAFAFPHLLEEHQKTHAAGP, encoded by the coding sequence ATGGCTCAAGGGTGGAATGCTTGTTTTCATAAACTTCAGCCATTGTCATCAGATTCAAGGTCTTTGAATGTGCCCTTGGATTCAGAAGAGAGTTTGGCACACCACCTTGAAAGCCTCATTGAGCATAATGACATGTCCAACACtgtggcttcaccagaaaagACCTCTGACTTGAATATGAGTTCAAGTATTTTCTCAAATTCCAATACTAGTTCTGAGTTTGTACAACAGAAATACTTTGATGATGTTCTTTGGCAAGATGAGGGTCAGCCAGCACATCATGGAGATCTGttcaaacacacaagcaacagCCTCTTTGCCCTAGATAGACCAGCCAGTTCCAGTCATTGTCTCTCAGATTCAGGGGAAGATTTAAACTCCCATgatcttaaacaaaaatttgACTTATTGAAACCTTCCATTCCGGAGGAATACTCTGATGTTAGTAGCTGCTCCGAGTCAGATGTTAAAAGTGCAGATCCTtcttgtgaaaaatgtaatatttcaaaTGATAAGCCGCTGGATGCAGATGACAACAAGGAAAATTCATCTGTTCCACAAAGACTGTCTGCTTCAGAGCGTGTGGTAGAAGAGGATCAAAAACCAGCAGGGAAGGAAAAGGACACATTCATGATGCTAGAGGATGAATACTCTGAGGACTCAAGTGCTCCAGAAAGCCTATCTGTTTCAGAGGACGAGGGAGATGAGGATCATCTGGATGGAGGAACACAGGAGGAGAAAGACAAAATGTGTGTGGTGAAAGATGGTCAACATGCACAGACTCCATCCGGTTCCCTAGAAAACCAGACTTCCTCTCAGAGCAAGAGAAAAGAGAAACTAGATGATGAAGCAAGAAAAGATGTTTGTTTGGAAGAAGAGGATCGATACTCAAATGTCAGCAGCCTACAGGATCAAAATGAAGGAACCATAATAACAGAGAGGTTAGAAGAGATGTATTCATTATCTCAAGGAAGTATAGACTCATTGGGTATCAATACCACTAATGTTCAAGATGCTGCAAACAAGTTGAGTGATAATACCTGTGCCCTTGAATATCAGGATTCAGTTAGGGATAATGACTCAAATGATGCTGGTGATGACTTTGAAAATGGTAGCACAGGTTTTTCTGGTATTTGTGGATTAGACCTTGGGAATACCAATCAAACCTGTTTGGAATTCCCAGAAAATCGATCGTTAAAAACTAGATTTCAGAAAATTGTAGGAAGTGGCACTCAAACTACAAACTCAACTTGTGTGAAAAGTGAAAGGGATTCCATTTGTCCAATTCAAAGCAAAGAAGATCGCAGTAGTTTTGATTTTTTAGAACGTTGCTTAGGTCTGACCAACTCTGGAATCGAACAAAAGTCCTGTATTGAAAATGAGTGGCTAAGACCTATGGATGAGTCGGATGTATTGTCTTGTTTGAAAGAGGGCCAGGCCTCTCGACAGAATATAATGCACCCAATAGAGGCACCAGACCACGTGAGAACTGGTCTTGAAAATGTAAAGAAGCCAATCCAAAAAGTATTCACTGGAGATGAGCAAGAACCCCTTGTTCTAAGTGAATGCTACAGTGAACCATTATCATTTGAAGATTCTGTTAGTTACCCCAAGGACAATCAGGAAAAGGGTGAAAACGGGTTTATTCACTCATCTGAATTTCACCACAAGGAAGGAGATTCCTCTGTTGATAATATTGAAGATGAAATGGTTTTTGAAGACCAGGCAGTTCGGTTAAAATCCTCTCTGAGTATGAGGAAACGCCTGCACCCAATTGTAATACTCAAGACCTCTAAACTGAAAAATGTCAGCAATGGATTCTATTACTGTACAGAGTGTCAAAAGACAACGGAAAGTATAGACCATCTAATTGAGCACCATCATTCTAACCACTCTGAGAACAAATTTCATTTCTGTCAGTCTTGTGGTACTTTTTTGACACATGATATTGTAACAAAGCGACATCAGTGCGGTGTTATTGGTGAAAACACACCACGCACTTCTAATACTAAACTACAGAAAGTAAAATCAACTGGGCATGATTTTCACAAGTGTAGATATTGCAGACAGACATTTCACAGACTGTGTGATTATAACAAGCATGTGCAAAGCCATTCGGCTAAAACTGAGCACAAGTGTAAAAGGTGTGGTGCTTACTTTTCACAAAGAGGTAATCTAAACAGGCATATAAGTACCAAGCGATGCCGGCGTTCACAAGATCCTCTTAAAAAACAGATTGGTAAAACTCCACAAGATCCATGTAAAAAAACGATTGATACAGCTCCACCAGATCTTTTAAAACCACAGATTGATACAGCGCCACAAGAGCCTCGTAAAAAAACAATTGATACAACTCCACAAGAACTTTTAAAACAACAGATTGATACAACTCCACAAGATCCTAGTAAAAAAACGATTGATACAACTCCACAAgatattttaaaacaacagATTGATATGACTCCACAAAATCCTGTAAAAAAACGGATTGATACAATTCCACATAACCGCAATCACAAAACGGGAACTGTAAATCCAAATGGCCTCCCACCAGACAGCCCCTATGCCAATCTTCCAGATTGCTTTGTGAAGCTGGTGGACATTTGCAATGAGCATGTTTGTCGTCTTTGTGGTAAAAGCTTTGCAACCAGTGCAAAACTGTACAAACATGGATACAATGTACACCATACAAAAACTAGGTCACATAATATTAGGTCTAagtttcaaaacacaaatagaTTTAAGTGTCAAACATGCCAGATGACATTCAGTAATTCAAGCAATTTTAGCAGGCACAAGAGAAGATGCAATGGAGCTGAGACATGTAAGTGCCCTCTTTGCCCACGCCTTTTTAAATATTCCAACAACCGGTTCCGCCATTTGCGCGAGCAATGCATTAAAGACTACATACAGGGAAGCTCTGGGAAAGTTAACATGAAATTTAGATGCCCCTTTTGCACCACCACATTTAGTAATGCTTCTAACCGACATAGACATATAAGACTGGTATGCCTCAAGGAATATATGCACAATGAGACTTCAAGGACAAAAGCTGAACGCCAGAAAGTGGTTGaaccaaaaggaaaaaatacaaatcctCGAATAAAAAAAGCACTGAATCAAAGTAAGTGGGGCTTCAAATGCAATTACTGTCCGTCTGTTTATGCTTATTCTTCTGGTAGGTACAGACACATGAGAAAACATACCTTGCTTGAAAATCCtgggaaaaaggtgcagttcaGATATTCTAACTTAGCTCCTATTTCAAAACAATCCAAGGAAAGTGTTGAGGAGCCTAAAAACAATCCACTTTCCAGTGAAGTCAGCATCCAGCATTTTCCCTGTTGCTTCTGTGGAAAGATGTTCAACGCAAAATATCCACTGAAGAAACACATCCATAGTATGCACAGGGGTGATAAACCATACCGCTGCCTGGAATGTGGGAAACGTTTTAGCAAAGAAGTCTATCTTGTCACTCATAAAAAAGTGCACCAGCGAAGGATACAATGTACTGTTTGCAAAAAGATACTTCCTACAATTGGGGAATTGATtcaacacaggcaaacacacatcAAAAGGGGCATGCTTCAGTGCCCAGACTGCCCGTCGCAGTTTCAGTACCCAGTATATCTTCTCCGACACATGGCATCACATCATAAACTTAAGCAAGAGCGGCCActtaaagagaaacaaaatagcCACTCTCCAATAGCTCAGCCGCTTGAGTCCTTGCCATCAATCAAAGAGACGGAAAAGGAGTTGGGGTGCCCCTTATGTCCAGAGGTCTTACCCAGTGCCTCAGAACTGAGTAGTCACTGCTTAAACCATCTATCAGAGTCTTCTTCAAGTCGTTGTCCATTTTGTAAACGCCACTTCTCTGCCCGCACATCTTTGGTACGCCATATACGCATTCATACTGGGGAGAAACCATTTACCTGTCTGAGTTGTGGCACACCATTTCATCGAAAAGAATATCTCCTGTTGCACCATGAAAAATGTGCACAAAGGAAGCAAGCAATAAACACTAGCAAAGAGAGTGAAGATGTTTCATCAAAATCTTTGGTAACAAGTATAAAGAAAGTATACAAATGTTCATACTGTCCTCGGGAATTTGAAAAAGTACCTCGTTTATTGACACACCACAATGGCCACATGCAAAATACAGTTATCCCATGTCCAAAATGTGGTAAATGCTATAGACATAAGCGGAAGTTACATGAACGACTTTGCAAAGGCTCAAACGTCAAACCTACGGAATCGGTAGGCACTATCTTACATCCTTGTCGAAACTGTGGGAGGAAATTTTCTAAGGATTATAACAGAAATGTCCATGAAAGGACTTGCAACACTGTAAAGCGCATGCAAGAAAATACCAGTTCTGGGAACTCAAAAATGCATTTTTGCAGGAATTGTGGAAAGTACTTTACAAGGAGTGATGATTACAATGTCCATGAGAAGACTTGCAACTTTGACAAACTGTTGCAAAAAAGGACTACAGAAATTAGGACGAGTAGCAGGGATAAACTGCAGCACAAATGCCCCCATTGTCCAAGCAAGTTCAGGTACAGAAGTTATCTCCTCAGACATATTGGGTCACACACTGGAGAAAAATCATATCCATGCATGCACTGTGGTCACAGCTATACAACACAGTCACGATGCTTGCAGCATGAAGCCTTCTGTGATGGTGTTAACAGACAAAAGCCACCAAGTGCCAGTGTTAGAGAGGTTGAAGGTGAATATAAGTGCAACAtctgcacaaaaacatttatgaaatccCGAAACTTAAGACGGCACATCCTAACACATACTGACGTCAAGCCATATCGCTGTAAAGCATGTGACAGCTGTTTCTCCAGACATGATCATTTAAAACTACACCAGAGTCGCTGCAAAGGGAAAAGACAACGTCTAGAGGTTCGCATTGCCAAAATAAGTCTTGCAGATGTTGGAAGAGGCTGGCAAAATAACCTGGacaatactgattcagaaaagaAACCATTGTTTTATTGCAGTATATGTTCAAAAAGCTTCCCCACTCACAGCAATATGGCCAGACATAATGCCATGTTGCATGCTGTAAGAACAGTTGGCTGCAACCACTGTGGCAGTTCATTCACTCATGAAAAATCACTTAAGAGGCATAAAAGTGTTGGTGCATGTCAAAGAATGTTTGCAAAAACTCAGCATTcagaaacacaaaatgttatAAGCCCACCATCTCGAGAGACAAATCGACTTCTACAAAGGATCCAGCTGCAGTATAAGGACAAACGCAAATTCAAATGTACCTTCTGCCCTCGCCTTTTCAAAAGTGGTGAGCAATTGAGGGTACACACACGTTTGCATACAGGGGAGAAACCATTTGGCTGTGCCAGTTGTGGTGAGAGATTTATCCGTAGGGACTACCTGCAGCGCCATTTGAACAAGTGTAAAGGAGAAACCCTTGACACAGTGCTTTGTGACAGGTGTGGTGATGTGTTTTCTCAAGACAAACTTGGCAACCATCAACAGACGTGTGTTATCAAATCCAAATCACCTGCCTGTAGTCGAAATGATTCCACTGCTCGCAGTCCACCTAAAGGGTTTTCCTGTGCCAATTGCAGTTCACGGTTCTTGTTGTTTTCACAACTCCAGGAGCACTTtctcaacacacacagtgaagaaACAACCTCTCCGGATTCATCTCTACAGGAGCAGTTGTCCAGCAAAGTGAACATAAAAGAGGAGCCTGTGGATGAAGAATATGGTGACACTCAGCAGAGTGATAACGTCTTGCTTGATCAAGACTGTGATATACATAATGATATGATGAAACCTATTGAGTGCCCACAATGCAACATGCACTTTGGAAATAAGGGTGGCTTTGCCAGGCACATGCATACACATTTAGGACAGCACCCTTTCAACTGCAAGAAATGCAAGAAAGGCTTTTGGAACAAAAACTTCTATCGGACACACATAAGGAAATGTAGACTTATGGGCATCAACAGAGAAGGCCAAACTGACACATTAATTACTTCAGAGATGGATCCTGCTCTTAAAGAGACTGTCCTAGTTTTCAACCAAGGTTCCAAAACAACAGGCACTGGAGTCTTGCAGACTAATTTCTCCTGCAAAGATGACTTGAAAGATTTAACCCTGCAGAATTTCTCTGGAAATCAAGGAAAAGGAAGCTCTTccactgaaagaaaaaatagTGGTCAACAAATCCCAGGAAACAAGTACCAGTGCTCAGAGTGTGATAAAAGTTTCACTGATGGCCTTCTGCTCATTAGCCATTTAGAGGATCATGGGCGAGAAGAgctggaaagaaaaaagaaatcttgCCAGAAGTGTGGTAAGACATTTGCTAATCTTGCAGACCTTGCAAGGCATACGAGAGTCCACTGGAATGAGAAGACATATTCTTGCCCAGAATGCCCACAGACATTTCACTATTCTTCTGACCTTGACATCCATAGAACCTGCCATGACCCAAATAGACCATTTGTTTGCAAAGAGTGTCAACAAAGATTTTGGACCAGTCAGTCTTTGGAAAATCATCAAAGCCAAGCTCATCCAAAGGAACTAATTTATACATGCCATGTGTGTAACAAGAACTATTCAATCAGAAGTTCACTTGTTAAACATATCAGGATGAAGCATCAAACTGAGAAGAAAGTCAATGTTGATCGATTCGTAAAGGAAAAAGAAGCTGTGGTACAAGATGACTTTGACATGGAAGTTGATGAGGATGGAGAAAGTAATGCAAATAATGATGAGGATGAAAATGATGCCAGTGAGGATAATGATTCTGACTCCGCAGACTACTTCCCTTGCCATGTATGCGGCAAAACATTCACTACGTCAGAAAGCCTTGAAGATCATCAGCGCTGTCACCTAGGTGAAAAGCCTCATGAATGTGCTGAATGTGGCAAATGTTTTTTCCAGGCAGGACAACTGCAACAACACCTACGAAGCCATAAGTCTGAATATCAGTGTCAAACATGTGGTAGAGGCTTTGTCTCACTCTTTGCCTTacgcaaacacaaacatacacatggAAAGAGCCGTCAACACCGTTGTTCAAAGTGCCCACTCAGCTTCAGAGGGCCCTCACAGCTGGCGGAACACATGGCCAGCCACCGCGATGACAATTTCCCTTGTGATATATGTGATCGCACCTTCTCTTGCAAGATAAGTCGGGCAGAGCACCGGAAAATACACACTGAGACCGATGATGTTCCACCACTTCTCCTTCAACCTGAGAGGAAGACagcatccccctctcctacagcCACTGCAATAGAACAACTGAAATATCGCTGTGGGGTTTGCAATGAACGTTTTAAAGATCCAGAACAACTGTCAGAGCATGGCTGCATGGCTGCTAGAGAGCGACCATATACATGCCAAGAATGTAACAAGCATTTCTTGCATGCATCTCACTTAAACAAGCACCAGCTTAGTCACTACCAACTACCACAATCATATGTATATCGTTGCAATCAATGCCGCATGAATTTCAATTATCGTCATAATTTTGTCAGCCATTTAAAGACCCATGGTGATGATGAGGCAGCAGCAGAAACTCTGAAGGGAGTCTCTGTGACACATTCTGGGGAAACTGATGCAGAGAAGAGAACAATTTACAAATGCCCAATTTGTCCTCACAGGTTTGCCCATGCATTGGAACTGGCAAGTCATCTTTCAGTACACTCAGAGAACATGAATACATGCAGTGTTTGTGACTTGACATTCCCCACCAAAAGCAAGCTCGCTGAACATGAGCGAAGCCATTTAACTCCTGCAACACAATATGAGTGCACTGAGTGTGGTAAGAGCTTCTTGGGTAGTGATCCTTTCCGCCAGCACCACTGTGCTCACAGGCAAAGTGCTGTTACAGACCATGAACATCCAAATTCGTCAAGTAGAACATcaatggaggaagaggaagaagtgGATGTTGGGGAGGACTTCTTTAATTGTACTGTATGCTTAAAGCGATTCTCCTCCAGTGGTAGTCTCCAGGAGCATCTAAACAAAGAGCATCCCAATGAACGACCATTCAAGTGTCAGTCTTGTGGAAAGGCCTTTACTTTGAAGAGATATCTCAGAGACCATGAAAGAAGACAACATAAGTTTGGCACTGAACGAGCCCAGCCCTCATTCAAATCCACAGACACTGAAAGCCAGTACAAGTGCTCTGTTTGCCCCAAAACATTAACCTCGTCACACAGTCTGTCATTGCATATGAAAGTGCACACAGAACAGGAATCTGGAGGAGAGCACCGTTGTGACATGTGCTACAAATCATTTAATCGGCTGTCTCTTCTAAGGCAGCACCAAGAAAGTCATGTTGGGCAAGTTGTGTATGAATGCACGGAGTGTGACAAAGCATTTGCTTTCCCTCATCTTCTGGAGGAACATCAAAAGACTCATGCTGCTGGACCATAA